A region from the Deltaproteobacteria bacterium genome encodes:
- a CDS encoding nitrite/sulfite reductase, whose protein sequence is METKNPISILHRSESDEIWKEKCSGKMPEQWATEINEFETELFLKKQGKIEDRIFAETRLRRGAYGQRYDNGTRHDGKEQRKIPFPNALTKGPNTMWDAPGMERIKIPYGGMNPEQMDVIADLAEEYSDGICHVTTRQDIQLHYVHIEDTPSMFRRLAAVGITTREACGNSIRNITACPIVGVCKTEAFDVTPYADAMFRFLLGHPDVQDFGRKFKIAFSGCKQNPCGLTNIHDMGLIAKTQEVNGKIKRGFEFYVGGGLGAVPYQAKLLDEFVTEEELLALTQAVCRVYARYGEKKKRSRARIKFLVNDWGIEKFRQMVFEERARLKEDLRWTDYLATIDQFQEKPHRALSAAPTSHQNNQDYLAWLNTNVQPQKQPGYYIVTIALPLGDITSNQMRVLADLVQKFVKDGVRTTVEQNIALRWINQGDLPSLYDELKKIDLVDAVANTIIDITACPGTDTCKLGNASSRGLAGELRHHLATRMVQMDEAIRHLKIKVSGCFNSCGQHHISDIGFYGISRKVGNRIVPHFQLVLGGQWTENGGSYGLAVGGIPSKAVPATVDLLTEMYLREKQPVEPFKTYIGRLGKVELKNRLVKLMEIPPYEAEPSYYVDWGDVREFTTSDIGTGECAGEVVSLVDFGLKEADRIVFEAQVQLEQGQTLQAVHTAYRAMIHAAQGLIKGYNPDISNDPELILQEFKKSFCDTEKFYDPFAGDKFANYLFKTHETDLATLNQDQMKQKIQEAQLFVEAAYNCYTRMSMNN, encoded by the coding sequence ATGGAGACCAAAAATCCAATATCCATTTTGCATCGTTCTGAATCCGACGAAATCTGGAAAGAGAAGTGTTCTGGGAAAATGCCTGAGCAATGGGCAACAGAAATTAACGAATTTGAAACCGAGCTTTTTTTAAAAAAGCAGGGCAAGATCGAAGATAGGATTTTTGCAGAAACGCGGCTGCGTCGTGGGGCTTATGGTCAACGCTACGACAATGGCACGCGCCACGATGGCAAAGAACAACGCAAGATCCCCTTTCCCAATGCCCTAACCAAGGGCCCCAATACAATGTGGGACGCCCCTGGCATGGAACGCATCAAGATCCCCTACGGGGGAATGAATCCCGAACAAATGGACGTGATCGCGGATTTAGCCGAGGAATATTCTGACGGTATTTGTCACGTCACCACGCGCCAAGACATTCAGTTGCACTACGTGCATATCGAAGATACTCCCAGCATGTTTCGCCGATTGGCCGCAGTTGGCATTACCACTCGCGAGGCCTGTGGCAATTCGATACGCAACATCACCGCCTGCCCCATTGTTGGAGTATGCAAAACTGAGGCCTTTGATGTCACACCTTATGCCGATGCCATGTTTCGATTTTTATTAGGCCACCCCGATGTGCAAGATTTTGGCCGCAAATTTAAAATTGCCTTCTCAGGTTGTAAACAAAACCCCTGCGGTTTAACGAACATTCACGACATGGGGTTGATCGCTAAAACCCAAGAAGTAAACGGAAAAATTAAACGGGGTTTTGAATTTTATGTGGGCGGTGGCTTAGGTGCAGTTCCCTATCAAGCTAAACTTTTAGACGAATTTGTCACTGAAGAAGAATTGTTGGCACTCACCCAAGCGGTGTGCCGTGTTTATGCACGCTATGGCGAAAAGAAAAAACGCTCGCGCGCTCGGATTAAGTTTTTGGTCAATGATTGGGGCATTGAAAAATTCCGCCAGATGGTTTTTGAAGAGCGTGCCCGATTAAAAGAAGATCTCCGCTGGACAGACTATTTGGCAACCATCGATCAGTTCCAAGAAAAGCCTCATCGAGCTTTAAGTGCGGCACCCACTTCTCACCAAAATAACCAAGACTACCTGGCTTGGCTTAACACCAACGTGCAACCCCAAAAACAACCAGGCTACTATATTGTCACAATCGCCCTACCACTGGGTGATATCACCAGCAATCAAATGCGGGTTTTAGCCGACCTCGTGCAAAAATTTGTTAAAGATGGAGTACGAACGACTGTTGAACAAAACATTGCACTCCGCTGGATCAACCAAGGCGACTTACCCAGTCTCTACGATGAACTTAAAAAAATTGATCTCGTCGATGCGGTTGCCAATACCATCATCGATATCACTGCATGCCCTGGCACCGACACTTGCAAATTAGGTAACGCCTCAAGCCGCGGCTTAGCTGGTGAGTTAAGGCATCACCTGGCCACCCGCATGGTTCAGATGGATGAAGCCATCCGTCATCTTAAAATTAAAGTTTCCGGTTGTTTTAATTCTTGCGGGCAGCATCACATCTCTGACATCGGATTTTACGGCATCAGCCGCAAAGTGGGCAATCGGATTGTACCGCACTTTCAATTGGTTTTAGGCGGACAATGGACCGAAAACGGTGGCAGCTATGGGCTAGCCGTGGGGGGGATCCCTTCGAAGGCAGTACCTGCAACCGTCGATCTTCTAACTGAAATGTATTTACGGGAAAAACAACCAGTCGAGCCTTTCAAAACTTATATTGGCCGATTAGGTAAAGTTGAACTCAAAAACCGTTTGGTTAAACTAATGGAGATTCCGCCCTACGAAGCCGAACCCAGCTACTATGTTGATTGGGGCGATGTGCGTGAATTCACCACAAGTGACATTGGTACCGGTGAATGTGCGGGTGAAGTAGTCTCTTTAGTCGACTTTGGTTTAAAAGAGGCCGATCGGATTGTCTTTGAAGCTCAAGTACAACTTGAACAAGGTCAAACCTTGCAAGCCGTGCATACTGCTTATCGTGCCATGATCCATGCCGCGCAAGGCCTTATTAAAGGTTATAATCCCGATATTTCCAATGACCCTGAACTTATTTTACAAGAATTTAAGAAAAGTTTTTGTGACACTGAAAAGTTTTACGATCCCTTTGCAGGGGATAAATTTGCTAATTATCTTTTCAAAACTCACGAAACCGATCTAGCCACACTTAATCAAGATCAAATGAAACAAAAAATTCAAGAAGCTCAGTTGTTTGTTGAAGCTGCTTACAATTGCTACACCCGAATGAGTATGAACAATTAA
- a CDS encoding mechanosensitive ion channel family protein yields the protein MWLGIGSEIIKYLYPPHLANLLRVGAILLAGLLILFVLRRSLKWVYPYLTRHQSMLLNRAITYTIVLITLAMVLNQLGISLAVLLGTAGILTLALSLAAQTSLAHFISGIFLIGERAFSVGDVIEVEGVTGEVLSIDLLSVKLKTGGNLFVRIPNETLLKSKIANLTHFRIRAIEIKLRFSFSENIEKISNLISEIIQNNSLCLPEPKPTIILSDLKNGILEIDLLVSTKKENFLQAKNQLIESFQKAFLTHQIKVAENPIFSSFRG from the coding sequence ATGTGGTTAGGAATTGGCAGCGAAATCATCAAATACCTCTATCCTCCTCATTTAGCCAACCTATTAAGAGTTGGAGCCATTCTTTTAGCAGGGTTGCTCATATTATTTGTATTAAGGCGCAGTTTAAAATGGGTTTACCCTTACTTAACTCGCCACCAAAGCATGCTCTTAAACCGTGCCATCACCTACACCATTGTGCTGATCACCTTGGCCATGGTGCTTAACCAATTAGGCATTTCGCTCGCCGTATTACTGGGCACCGCGGGCATTCTAACTCTTGCTTTGAGTCTTGCTGCCCAAACTTCACTGGCTCATTTTATCAGTGGTATTTTTCTCATTGGTGAACGCGCTTTTTCGGTGGGAGACGTGATTGAGGTTGAAGGTGTTACCGGTGAAGTTTTATCGATTGATTTATTATCGGTAAAATTAAAAACGGGGGGGAATCTTTTTGTACGCATCCCAAATGAAACTTTATTAAAATCAAAAATCGCTAATCTTACTCATTTTCGAATTCGTGCGATTGAAATTAAGCTACGTTTTTCCTTTTCAGAAAATATCGAAAAGATTTCGAATTTAATTTCAGAAATCATTCAAAACAATTCCCTTTGTTTACCCGAACCTAAACCCACGATTATTTTATCCGATCTAAAAAATGGAATTTTGGAAATTGATCTTTTGGTCTCAACTAAAAAAGAAAACTTTCTTCAGGCAAAAAACCAGTTGATTGAGTCTTTCCAAAAGGCCTTTTTAACGCATCAAATTAAAGTCGCCGAAAACCCTATCTTCTCTTCCTTTCGAGGTTAA
- the corA gene encoding magnesium/cobalt transporter CorA, with protein MPLKLKRYSQKSGLPPGSLIHVGERKTDEVSLQIFQFNEGELHEQEFKELKGLPSSTRENYITWVNMNGLHQVDFIKNIGEAYGLHPLLLEDILHTNQRPKIEEFGDYIYVVLSSFKDIGKVLEAEQISLILGNGYVLSFQEKAGDEFDRIRDRIRKNNIKIRKLKADYLFYNLLDSIVDQYFIVLEDLHEKIDQIQQEVLTQPEDTLSQDIHEYRQDIFTFRRAVWPLLQVIERLQKSDSTLIATPTRVYLRDVHDHLLQISDGIETMAEMLTAIIDTYFSFMNRKMNEVIKILTLFTALFMPLTFIVGVYGMNFKNMPELNWPWGYFGIWGIILAVAGGMFIYFRRKKWL; from the coding sequence ATGCCATTAAAATTGAAACGCTATTCCCAAAAAAGCGGCCTGCCGCCTGGCAGCCTCATCCATGTAGGAGAAAGAAAGACCGACGAAGTATCTCTTCAAATTTTTCAGTTCAATGAGGGTGAATTACATGAACAAGAATTTAAAGAACTCAAAGGCCTGCCCTCCAGCACCCGAGAAAACTACATCACCTGGGTTAACATGAATGGGCTTCATCAGGTTGATTTTATCAAAAATATTGGTGAGGCCTATGGTCTGCATCCCCTCTTATTAGAAGATATTCTTCATACCAACCAACGCCCTAAAATAGAAGAATTTGGGGACTATATTTACGTGGTGTTAAGTTCTTTCAAAGATATTGGCAAAGTGTTGGAAGCCGAACAAATCAGTCTCATCTTAGGTAATGGATATGTGTTGTCTTTCCAAGAAAAAGCCGGTGACGAGTTTGATAGAATCCGAGATCGCATCCGTAAAAATAATATCAAAATTCGTAAATTAAAGGCTGATTATTTATTTTATAATTTATTGGATTCTATCGTTGATCAATATTTCATTGTGTTAGAAGACCTCCATGAAAAAATCGACCAAATCCAACAAGAGGTTTTGACTCAACCCGAAGATACGCTCTCGCAAGACATTCACGAATATCGCCAAGATATTTTTACTTTTCGTCGAGCGGTGTGGCCCTTACTTCAGGTGATTGAACGCTTACAAAAGAGCGATTCTACTTTAATTGCCACCCCAACCCGAGTTTACCTGCGTGATGTTCACGACCATCTGCTGCAAATTTCAGACGGTATTGAAACCATGGCCGAAATGTTAACTGCCATTATCGATACCTATTTTTCATTCATGAATCGAAAGATGAACGAAGTTATCAAGATATTAACCTTATTTACAGCCCTTTTTATGCCACTGACCTTTATCGTAGGGGTTTATGGAATGAATTTTAAAAACATGCCAGAATTAAACTGGCCCTGGGGTTATTTTGGAATTTGGGGAATTATCCTCGCGGTGGCAGGTGGTATGTTCATTTATTTCAGACGAAAAAAATGGCTGTGA
- the greB gene encoding transcription elongation factor GreB gives MAVKNYITPAGAKKLQAELHDLLHVKRPEMTATVAWAASNGDRSENADYIYGKRRLREIDRRIRFLTQRIEAFEIIDPTAVQSEQVLFGATVTICDEAGAEKIYSIVGADEIDPSKGHISWNAPLAKALLKSKVGHIVSFQSPKGPREVEVIEIKYIKIQ, from the coding sequence ATGGCTGTGAAAAATTACATCACTCCAGCTGGGGCTAAAAAATTACAAGCTGAACTCCACGATCTGCTTCATGTCAAGCGCCCGGAAATGACCGCCACGGTTGCATGGGCCGCCTCTAATGGCGATCGTTCTGAAAACGCCGACTACATTTATGGCAAAAGACGCCTACGCGAAATCGATCGCCGCATTCGCTTTCTCACCCAACGCATTGAGGCCTTTGAAATTATCGACCCTACGGCCGTTCAATCTGAGCAAGTGCTTTTTGGCGCCACCGTCACCATTTGTGATGAAGCAGGAGCAGAAAAAATTTATTCTATTGTTGGAGCCGATGAAATTGACCCATCCAAAGGGCACATTAGTTGGAATGCACCGTTGGCCAAGGCTTTATTAAAAAGCAAGGTTGGCCACATCGTAAGTTTTCAATCCCCTAAGGGCCCTCGCGAAGTAGAAGTGATTGAAATAAAATATATTAAAATTCAATGA
- a CDS encoding amino acid permease yields MPLARRLGFVSLLIYGIGNILGAGIYALVGKVAEVSFHGIWLIFLLAALMALLTGISYAELSSRYPVAAGAVAFVKRAFQSPMVATLTGVFVLGTGLASAATITVAFSGYLQKLIIINDALAKIILVSSLCFLSFWGIKESSRVNILFTFIEVCGLIAVIVVGVKLINPAILEQFSQNPLQGLQLNQIGIGIALAFYAYIGFEDLSNLAEEAKNPSRDIPRVILISIGVSTVLYTLVALCLVLNVPAQLIHQSTTPLLLVFQQTGIANINTYFSLVALLAISNTGLINLIMASRLLYGMSEENLLPAWIGKVHHARQTPWVAILLTYSFVLLLVFTGGVKILAQTTSLMITTVFLMVHLSLIKLKLKKAPPAPTQFPILFPLLGAASCIALLTQFPWQAFARSLLFLAIGIVIWLLNQKMTLKKKKYRSL; encoded by the coding sequence ATGCCTCTAGCACGTCGTTTAGGATTTGTTTCGCTTTTAATTTATGGAATCGGCAACATTCTGGGCGCAGGCATTTATGCGCTCGTGGGCAAAGTCGCTGAGGTATCTTTTCATGGTATTTGGCTCATTTTTTTATTGGCTGCCCTGATGGCCCTGCTCACCGGCATCAGCTATGCTGAGCTTTCGTCTCGTTACCCTGTCGCCGCCGGGGCAGTCGCCTTTGTCAAACGCGCCTTTCAAAGCCCCATGGTAGCAACCTTAACCGGTGTATTCGTCTTGGGAACTGGTTTAGCATCGGCTGCGACCATCACGGTTGCCTTTAGTGGTTATTTACAAAAGTTAATCATCATTAACGATGCCTTGGCAAAAATTATTTTAGTCTCTAGCCTATGTTTTTTGAGCTTTTGGGGCATTAAAGAATCTTCTCGGGTGAATATTCTATTTACTTTTATTGAAGTCTGCGGATTAATCGCTGTTATTGTGGTGGGTGTAAAACTAATCAACCCAGCCATCCTCGAACAGTTTTCACAAAACCCCCTACAAGGCCTACAACTGAATCAGATAGGTATTGGGATCGCACTGGCTTTTTATGCTTACATAGGATTCGAAGATTTAAGCAATTTAGCTGAAGAAGCCAAAAACCCTTCTCGCGACATCCCTCGCGTCATTTTGATTTCTATTGGAGTCTCAACCGTTCTCTATACCCTGGTTGCATTATGCTTAGTGCTGAATGTCCCTGCCCAACTCATTCATCAATCTACCACCCCACTCCTGTTAGTCTTTCAACAAACAGGCATTGCCAATATCAATACCTACTTTAGCCTGGTGGCACTGCTGGCCATTAGCAACACAGGGCTTATTAATCTTATCATGGCCTCACGTTTACTCTACGGTATGTCAGAAGAAAATTTACTACCTGCTTGGATCGGCAAAGTACACCATGCCCGCCAAACCCCATGGGTAGCCATACTCCTGACTTATAGTTTCGTGCTTTTATTGGTATTTACAGGCGGCGTTAAAATCCTTGCCCAAACCACTAGCCTCATGATCACCACGGTTTTTTTAATGGTTCACTTAAGCCTCATCAAACTAAAACTAAAAAAAGCCCCCCCTGCTCCAACTCAATTTCCCATTCTGTTTCCTTTATTGGGAGCCGCAAGTTGCATTGCCTTACTAACCCAATTCCCATGGCAGGCCTTCGCCCGTAGCCTCCTATTTTTAGCCATTGGAATTGTCATTTGGTTATTAAATCAAAAAATGACCCTTAAAAAGAAAAAATATAGGTCTTTATAA
- a CDS encoding ATP-binding protein translates to MKQEIQALIDAKKKPDRVVIDEVQKVPALLDVVHHLIEKEKIKFALTGSSARKLKRGGANLLAGRAFVYHLFPLCFLELKSDFDLNSILSWGSLPALFGDDYIRVDDKVRFLKSYIHTYLKEEILIEQLIRNIDPFHSFLEVSAQMNGEILNFSKIAREANTNDKSIERYYSILEDTLLGFHLKPYHRSVRKQQISSSKFYYFDTGILRALRGLADHKISESTYEYGKIFESFMIGEIYKLNKYLEKDHKLSFLKTKDGVEIDLIIESSPNKKVCIEIKSGEVKSLNDFNSQYALAKEISNSKLIVLSQNKKAMSNSKIHLFPWQEGLNMIFGAGLKTFGS, encoded by the coding sequence TTGAAACAAGAAATTCAAGCTTTGATCGATGCTAAGAAGAAACCAGACAGAGTTGTGATTGACGAAGTGCAAAAAGTCCCAGCCTTACTAGATGTTGTTCATCATTTAATCGAAAAAGAAAAAATCAAGTTTGCCTTAACGGGATCTTCCGCTCGAAAATTAAAAAGAGGGGGGGCCAATCTGTTAGCTGGGAGGGCCTTTGTTTATCATTTATTCCCCCTGTGTTTTTTAGAATTAAAATCTGATTTTGATTTAAATTCCATTCTTTCTTGGGGCAGTCTGCCCGCTTTGTTTGGAGATGATTACATTCGTGTTGATGACAAGGTTAGATTTTTAAAATCGTATATCCATACTTATCTTAAAGAAGAAATTTTAATAGAACAGCTGATCAGAAATATAGATCCTTTTCATTCTTTTCTGGAAGTCTCGGCGCAAATGAATGGTGAGATTCTTAATTTTTCGAAGATTGCACGGGAGGCCAATACGAATGATAAGTCCATAGAAAGATACTATTCTATTCTCGAAGATACTTTGCTTGGGTTTCATTTAAAACCTTACCACAGGTCAGTTCGCAAACAGCAGATTAGTAGTTCAAAGTTTTATTATTTTGACACAGGAATACTGAGGGCACTAAGAGGGTTGGCTGATCATAAAATTTCTGAATCAACATATGAGTACGGAAAAATTTTTGAAAGTTTCATGATTGGAGAAATTTATAAACTCAATAAATATTTGGAAAAAGATCATAAATTGTCATTTTTAAAAACGAAGGATGGGGTTGAGATTGATCTCATCATAGAATCATCCCCAAATAAAAAAGTGTGTATTGAGATTAAATCTGGCGAGGTGAAGAGCCTGAACGATTTTAATTCGCAGTATGCTTTGGCAAAAGAAATATCCAATTCGAAACTAATCGTGTTATCTCAAAATAAAAAAGCCATGAGTAATAGTAAAATTCATTTGTTTCCTTGGCAAGAAGGATTAAATATGATCTTCGGGGCCGGTTTAAAAACTTTTGGTTCATAG
- a CDS encoding NAD(P)-dependent oxidoreductase gives MKILITGAAGNLGSLLARSLLQESTHTLNLMYHTASLAQDLLNDERTHTFQCDLGNITSLQEVCEASDVIVHFAGVLFAPQPEKFLHKTNFEYAKNLIDAAITAKVKRFVLISFPHVEGPTSQKNPCTNQQDKNPISAHATTRLKAEKYLFEACQSSAMQPISLRAGMIYGKDILMVAFAKKLALIWLLGIWRKPTAIHLLSIDDFLACCKSAIENPHASGIYPLGDDAPITLQNFLDEACQKWRCKKPWRVPLWSVYTVAWLCERFAQLFATKTPFTKDLIKIGSVPYYCNTQRMKEDLLPKLKYPSFHLGKDII, from the coding sequence ATGAAAATCCTAATCACGGGTGCAGCTGGGAACTTAGGTTCCCTGTTGGCTCGATCTTTACTCCAAGAATCTACTCACACCTTGAATTTGATGTATCATACCGCCTCCCTTGCACAAGATCTGCTGAACGATGAGCGGACCCACACTTTTCAATGTGACCTGGGTAACATCACAAGCTTACAAGAGGTATGCGAAGCTAGTGACGTCATCGTGCATTTTGCGGGTGTGCTCTTTGCACCTCAGCCTGAAAAATTTCTTCATAAAACTAATTTTGAATATGCAAAAAATTTGATTGATGCAGCCATAACTGCAAAAGTAAAAAGATTTGTCTTGATTAGCTTTCCGCACGTAGAAGGCCCAACCTCACAAAAAAATCCCTGTACCAACCAACAAGACAAAAATCCCATCAGTGCCCATGCCACAACACGCCTAAAAGCTGAAAAATATTTATTTGAAGCTTGCCAATCAAGTGCCATGCAACCCATCTCCCTTCGGGCCGGCATGATTTACGGCAAAGATATTTTGATGGTAGCCTTTGCCAAAAAATTAGCCCTCATTTGGCTGTTAGGGATATGGAGAAAACCCACCGCTATTCACCTACTTTCAATTGATGATTTTCTCGCCTGTTGCAAATCGGCTATTGAAAACCCCCACGCTTCGGGAATTTATCCGTTAGGTGATGATGCACCTATTACTTTACAAAATTTTCTTGACGAGGCTTGCCAAAAATGGCGTTGCAAAAAACCATGGCGAGTCCCCTTATGGAGCGTTTATACCGTCGCATGGTTATGCGAACGATTTGCGCAACTCTTTGCAACAAAAACCCCTTTTACAAAGGATCTCATCAAAATTGGCTCGGTTCCCTATTACTGCAATACCCAACGCATGAAAGAAGACCTTTTACCAAAATTAAAATATCCATCGTTTCATTTGGGAAAAGATATTATTTAG
- a CDS encoding ATP-binding protein, with the protein MVFLGGPRQVGKTTFAQGFIENFCDGHPAYLNWDVTQDRKSIREAAWPRAEPLIVLDEIHKFARWRQMIKGHYDKLKNTHKFFVTGSARLDYYRKSGDSLLGRYYYYRLHPLSLPELHYENLERLLQFGGFPEPYLKKNEIELRRWHKQRSERILYSDVRDLERVKEISLIQLLAEALPERVGSPLSRKNLAQDLELDFKTIERWIAILENVYYCFRIPPYGAPKIRAVKKEQKLYLWDWSEVEETGTRWENLVASHLLKYCHYREDTEGVKMELRFLRDTDGREVDFVVLEKKKPLFAVECKSGEKKVSPHLKYFQERTNIPKFYQVHRGQKDFAVSDTIHVLPFKNFCKEVGLV; encoded by the coding sequence ATGGTTTTTTTGGGGGGGCCGCGGCAAGTTGGAAAAACCACCTTTGCCCAGGGGTTCATCGAAAATTTCTGCGATGGTCATCCTGCTTATCTCAATTGGGATGTCACCCAAGATCGCAAGTCCATTCGAGAGGCTGCATGGCCCCGAGCGGAACCCCTGATCGTTCTTGACGAAATTCACAAATTTGCCCGTTGGAGACAAATGATCAAGGGTCACTATGATAAGTTGAAAAATACCCACAAATTTTTTGTTACCGGTTCTGCCCGGTTGGATTACTATCGAAAAAGTGGTGACTCTCTTTTGGGGCGTTATTATTACTATCGATTGCATCCTTTGAGTTTGCCTGAGCTTCATTACGAAAATCTTGAAAGGCTCCTTCAGTTCGGAGGATTTCCTGAACCCTACCTGAAAAAAAATGAAATCGAATTAAGGAGGTGGCACAAGCAACGCAGTGAGCGCATCTTATATTCCGATGTGCGTGATCTGGAACGTGTAAAGGAAATCTCCTTGATACAATTATTAGCCGAAGCGCTTCCGGAAAGGGTTGGGTCTCCCCTCTCTCGGAAAAATTTGGCTCAAGATCTAGAGCTGGATTTCAAAACGATTGAAAGATGGATTGCGATTCTTGAAAACGTCTATTATTGTTTTCGTATTCCACCTTATGGCGCCCCCAAGATTCGTGCTGTTAAAAAAGAACAAAAGCTCTACCTTTGGGACTGGAGTGAAGTAGAAGAGACGGGTACTCGTTGGGAGAATCTTGTCGCTTCTCATCTCTTAAAATATTGTCACTATCGTGAGGATACGGAGGGTGTAAAAATGGAGCTACGGTTCTTACGGGATACGGACGGCCGCGAAGTGGACTTTGTTGTCTTGGAGAAGAAAAAACCACTCTTTGCAGTTGAGTGTAAAAGTGGAGAAAAAAAGGTATCACCCCATTTAAAGTACTTTCAGGAAAGAACAAACATTCCCAAATTTTATCAAGTACATCGGGGCCAAAAAGATTTTGCTGTCTCAGATACAATACATGTTCTACCATTTAAAAACTTTTGCAAAGAAGTGGGTTTGGTGTAG
- a CDS encoding glutamate--cysteine ligase: MPIQFKENLNPTLGVELELQLIDRTTKDLASMAPLILSDAAKNPNLNATAELTQGMIEIKTDICQNVKEVGQKLQNQSALIRTLADRRGVEIAIAGTHPFQHWWERKIFPDQRHLGIYEKFQWLARRLTTFGLHVHVGVRNGDRAIHIINSMINYIPHLLALSASSPFWGGRDTGLASCRTAVFESFPTGGLPYFLLDWKEFEKCYNTLLQTGAIGGIKDLYWDIRPHFDFGTVEVRICDGVPTLKETLALAALIQCLIVWIDDQFEKGKRSRKVVMPRYWLAPENKWQAARYGIEGRIINPESWQTCTIKEEIEKLLELLKPVSASLGCGKELASVSDILHVGSSSLRQRKVFQQTQSLPAVVSALISELKTNEPMLGR, encoded by the coding sequence ATGCCAATTCAATTTAAAGAAAATCTAAATCCGACTTTAGGGGTTGAGCTTGAGCTCCAATTGATTGACCGCACCACTAAAGATTTGGCCTCGATGGCCCCACTTATTTTAAGTGACGCCGCAAAAAATCCTAATTTAAACGCAACGGCTGAATTGACCCAAGGCATGATTGAAATCAAAACCGATATTTGTCAAAACGTAAAAGAAGTAGGTCAAAAACTACAAAACCAATCGGCGTTGATTCGAACGCTTGCCGATCGGAGAGGTGTAGAAATCGCCATTGCAGGGACTCATCCTTTTCAACATTGGTGGGAGCGAAAAATTTTTCCTGATCAGCGGCATTTGGGGATTTACGAAAAATTTCAATGGCTGGCCCGCAGGCTCACCACATTTGGTTTACATGTTCATGTGGGCGTACGTAATGGTGATCGGGCCATTCACATCATTAATTCCATGATTAACTATATTCCTCATCTCCTAGCACTGTCTGCCAGTTCTCCCTTCTGGGGTGGAAGAGACACCGGGCTTGCCTCTTGTCGAACCGCTGTTTTTGAATCTTTTCCTACCGGAGGCTTGCCTTACTTCCTGCTTGATTGGAAAGAGTTTGAAAAATGTTACAACACTCTTTTGCAAACTGGCGCCATTGGTGGAATTAAAGACCTCTACTGGGACATCCGCCCCCACTTTGATTTTGGTACCGTTGAAGTACGCATTTGTGATGGTGTGCCCACGCTTAAAGAAACACTCGCGCTTGCGGCACTCATTCAATGCCTTATCGTTTGGATTGATGATCAATTTGAAAAAGGCAAGCGCTCCAGAAAGGTGGTTATGCCTCGTTATTGGCTGGCCCCCGAAAATAAATGGCAAGCTGCTCGCTATGGAATCGAAGGGCGTATCATTAATCCTGAATCTTGGCAGACCTGCACGATTAAAGAAGAAATTGAAAAATTGTTAGAACTTTTAAAACCTGTCTCAGCATCGCTTGGTTGTGGAAAAGAACTCGCATCGGTCTCCGACATTTTACACGTTGGCTCCAGCAGCTTGCGCCAGCGCAAAGTTTTTCAGCAAACCCAATCACTACCGGCTGTAGTTAGCGCTCTGATTAGCGAACTCAAAACGAACGAACCTATGTTGGGCCGTTGA